The genome window AACAGGCTTCCAATTCGAATTCCAAGATAACAAGTCAAATGAACTCTACCTGTTGGATCCATTTGAATACGCCTGGGATTTCCCAAGAGTCGTTATAGATGACAGCACCAAGCCCATTAGGAAAAACACGAGGGATATTGTCTGTAAAACCTCCACCAGTGATGTGGGCTAACCCCTTCACACCTCCCTTTCCGATTAAGTCAAGTACCTTTtttacccaaaaaagaaaaagatgaagactTCAACCAGAATGCAAGATCACTAAGCaagaataataatattaaataggGATTGACGGAGAACCTCTTTCACATAAATGACAGTTGGAGCCATCAAAGCTTTGCCTAATGTTATATTTTCACCAGGCAGTTGATCATTTAGAGAGAGGCCACTTTGAGCCAAAACCCTGTAAAGTTTTTATAATGAATAAGGTTAAGGATTTTGGCACGAGGTTAGAGCAGTCTTAAAGAAAGCAATTGCAGAACCATGTTTTCACGTGGGTGACAACATCATTAGCATGGGCATTAATTAAGCCAatatgggggaaaaaaaagaatttgtaACATCAGTAACCAACCTCCTCACAAGTGAGAAACCATTGGAGTGCACTCCACTGGATGGCAGACCAATGAGGATGTCACCAGCAACAATGTTTTTCCCGTCAATAACGGCATCCTTCTTAACAATGCCAACCGCAAATCCACTAAGATCATATTCACCATTTGCATAAAAATCTGGCATCTCTGCAGTCTGAAATGTGCAAACACAATAATAGGTGTTAAGCACCACTAGTCTGAGATATAAAGAAGGGGGACATGGTAGAGAACTGGAAAGACCTGAAGCAAACAGAGTAGAGAACAAGAGAAATAAGGAAGCCCCCAATACATACAGTTGGCATCATGTAGAATTAGCATGGAAAAATGGCATAAAGTAGATAACTATGAGAAGTCAAATAAATAGTCTTACAAGAGGATGAACAATTCTTAGCTGCCATTGTATTCAATCAATTAAAATTCAACACCATCAGTAATATATTCAATAGTTTTCTAATCAAATTTCTCTTGGTAGTCAAAACGAGAATACAATATGATAATTTATTCAAATGCATTCATTGACACTAAGCAagtataaagaaaataaataaatgaacatACCTCTCCCCCTAAAAGAACACAATCAGATTGTTGGCATCCATCAACAATACCTTTTATAAcctaaaaacgagaaaagaatATTAGTGCTCAATCAAAGCATAAATCTTCGATCTATATAACTGAATATCATGCACCTTTTCGGCAAGGTCAACGTCAAGATGGCTAGTAGCAAAGTAATCAAGGAAAAATAAGGGCTTTGCTCCGGAAGTTACAATGTCATTGACACTCATGGCAACCTGAAGCAGAAGCACATAGGCATTTAAGTAGTTAATTACTTAAAAGTTCAAACCAATGCAAGAAACTTAATTACTAACAAGAAGGCATATCTCATCTATATTGAACCTTTTACCAGATCAATACCAATAGTATCATGAATTCCAGTTTCAAATGCAAGCTTAAGTTTTGTACCCACACCATCCGTGCCAGCGACAAGGTACGAATCACCTGTTTAGAAGCATTTCAGAAAACTTAAGCACGAAACCAGTGATAGAGAACAAACCCAATACGATTCCtacatcaaaattttcaaacattttcCACTTGAAAAAGAAATCCAAACTTTCAACAACAATTCTCTATCTAGCATCAGGCCCCaatttaagaaaattaaaacGAGAAGGGGAAAACAATAGATGATACAGAAGATGAGTAATACCAAAAAGACCCCCAAAGCCTCCAATTCCAGGGGCCATCTTAGCGATTCTCCTCACAAGCTCCGACCCAGCGTCTATATCTACGCCCGCATCCTTATACGTAAGTCCGGTATCCGTACTACTAGACTTAACGGTAAATTTATCGTTACTAGGTTTCGACATCGAAAGTACTACGTGGCTATTGGTAGCTCTCGCAGAGAAGCAATGAAAGGCAGCAGAAATTTGTCTCGTACGTCGAGATTTTCGAACAGAACCTGCAACAACAGCACAACCAGACAGCTCCGAGGCTGTCGAGAAGGTGGTGGTGGCCATGGCAGAGACACCCGAGGGAACGAACTTACAGTGAAGATGTTTAGTATAGTGAAGATTAGGGCTTTGGGGTTTAGCCTTTTAAGTTGAGTTACGGGAGGCTTACGGATCCCAGGTTATGGGCTATGCCTTATTGAACAACCCAAACTGGCCCAAAGTAATGGGCCTGTATTAATTACCAGGCctgaaagaaaaagaactcTAGGTGGGCCGGTATTAATTCCCCTCCCTGCACCTCCAGTCATTACTTCAAAATCAAATGGCTCCATATTTAGCAAACTGGGCCTCACCACCCCATAATTGGCCCAATAGGTGACCATTAAGTATGGGCCTCAACGAGCTGGATTTCAACCCAGTATCTGCCCAATAAGTGACCAACGAGTTCGGGCCCTAGCAGGCTGGGCTTCAACCGAAAATACTGTTTAATTTTGTTCATGATATTAATTGTACCTCTCAGTAGGATGaacgatttttttattttttttaaggaaggggatggggatggggaggCTCAAACTCGATACCCTTATGAGATATCACATATATGAATATTATCTGATCTATTCGTGACGAATTCTTCCAGAAGATGCAGTTTATATTAATACATGCATACTCGTAAAATATGATTAATTTAATACTATGGTTATATTAAtatcatattttcttttattggtcATATATTTTACGAATCATATGATAAACGAAAGTGTACAAGACAAAGGCCATAATGATCacaaaattaatcaaataaacaaaattatacATTTCATCATAGCCAAAAATAATACTTGAGAACAAGAAGCCAATCGAgggcaagaaaaataaaaaaaaattatattccaTCACATTTAAAGTATATGAAAGTTGCATTAATCTAAACAATAAACCGTACTAAacccaataaataaaaaaaaattaaaagaaaactataattttttttccttattatttTTAGGCAAATTAAAAGACCAATCTATCACAAAAACCCTAGACTAAATAACTGGGGAAACTAGGCAGAGTATCCCTCTTCAAACGCCTAGCCATCTCTTCAAGACGGTGAGGAGGAACAAAGCCAGTGTTCTTCGTATTGGCAGCCCACCTAGCAACCCTATAAGCCCAAGCATTCGCTTCTGGAAATACAAGACGAACGCCACCACCAATGCACTTATCAAGACTCTTTGCAACAACTCTCACAGAGTCAATAATCTTCTCGCCCACCATACCCGCCATACCCGGATCATAGCGATTATCGTTCATGGCAGTGTTGATGCCATGAATAACTTCTCTCGCGTCGCCTTCGAGAACTATAAAATACTTGTCTTCCATGCTCTTACCGCATTCAATGGCAGCTCTCGCAGCTAAAGCCTCTCCCACGACAGTTGGATCATCTATTGGGAGTTCTGAATCATCTTTTGGGAGTAAATCTGAGAAAACCAAGACTAATTCTCCAACAGAATCCCTGGCTACAACTCCCACTGCCCAAAAGGTTGGAGCGGAAACGACGTCGAAGTTGATTTTGATCCACCCTGGTGGTGGAGGAACCCATGAATTAATGCATCTGCGAATCATACTGTCTTCGATCGATCTTCTGCTAGTTTATGATActgattgatatatatatatatatcttccgagtagtagaaactagaaagaaaagGTTGGAAACTTTGAAAAGTCTACTACAATACGCAAAATAATAGGTCTCACAAACTGTATCAGTTCATAGGTAGGATATATAATCCTGACCTGGTTAGGATACGACTCGTTAGAGATCTACTAGAAATCAAATATTCAACTTAGTACTTACCTCCATTAGCCGAATTTAATAGAGGTGTTAAAAAAAATCGATCTGTCAAATCGATTGAttggttatttttaaaaaaaaaaattaaaacttaatGATAATCGTTTGAAATAATCAACCGATTGATCGGTTAAATTCATGGGAAATTGAATGGTTTACACCCTTAGAATTTAGTATGTTCTGATTGTCCATGAATACAATCGATTTGTTATTCtattggtaaaaaaaatatatgttatttatgtatttaattttaaaaactgtttgtattttttttaaaaaaaacctcaatAACTGAATGGGAGACAATCACAAAAGTAAATAATTGCATGCTAAATTCCATCTGGGAGGACCTGGGCCCATACAACAGGGCCTTTGCAGTTCGAAGAGATACTTCAGCCCATTAGCCCACCGCCTGTGTGTGCACTGTGCCGTATTGCATTTCGAATAGATACTTGCGCACACGGAAGGCGTATAGTAGGGGGGCCTACTCTTTTGGGTTTCAGTAGCTCCCAGTTTTGAATTTTCTCCAATGtcaatggtccacatttttTAACGAGTTAACCGCTTGTTATTTAGAAGAAAATTGGGATTTAAGAGGTGATTGGGTTGATAAACGgttggattagacatatatgtgtccaATGTTCAATTTCAATGTGCTTGAGCTGTATGCAATGGGAGGTTCGAAGAGGCTGTGGGAACCTTCAAGGAAATGCTAAATGCTCTGCTATTCGACCAGAAAATTGTACATTCAAATCACTTGGACTTGTTCTGATCAAGTGTGGAATTTTCAAGACAGGGTGTAGGCAAGTTGGAAGTTATTACAACGAAAAGGGATCCTCATCATGGTTTGCAGACGTGGATTTCTGCCCCTATCTTCTGTTTGTTGGGCTGGttgacgaagaagaagatgccTGACAATGATCTGTAACCCAAAATTGTACCAATTGTTTTGGTAAGTTGTGTCTGCAAAGATTCATAATGTATCAAGCAATGTATAGACTTTGAATAGACTCTTACATATATGGatccgtttggtagagtttatCAACAGTTTATACGCTGTATAGAACCgtaaaatatgaatatatattataCGTCGTCGTTGTATCCGACCAAACGCCTAAAATGTGCTAAAATACATCAAATTTTGTGATTCCTTACTGATTGTATACAAACGCAATTCAACTACATGAAACGtcaacatttcaaattgcagcaaCAATGGCTTCCGTACCGTGCCATGAAAGAACAACGTCCTCAAGCCCCTCCTTTAACTCCCACCACTGATTGTCCTCGAATTCCTCACCACCGCTCCCAACCACCTTCATCTCCACTAACAACAGTGACGGAGCCATCTCCAACACCTCCACCGCCACCACTGCCCTCCCTTTCCCCAACCCCATAGCCCCACGCTTCCCTTCCTTCACTCTATACCCAGATTTCATTCCCACCTCCTTCACCCTCTCCATCACTCTCTCCAACGACTCCCTCGACGTGAACCTCTTTCCTCTACTGTTATTGCTCGTCGCCTCGAACAAGCCCGACAAATCGAGCCCCGACGACAAGGATATTATATCAAAGGCGTTCATGCTAGTGACGATGTTTTCTAGTTTAGTACTAGGCTTGGTTGCTTGATCCATTAAGCCGTCTTCGCTTGGCAGTTGTAGTGATTTCTTGAACCAAGAACTCTGCATTACGGCTTCTATGCTCATTCTTGTATTCGGATTCGGATCTAGTAATTGATAGATTATCGATCGCGCCGGCTTCGATATCCAATTGGGCATTTTGTATTCTCTCCGGTGAACCTTTTTGTACATCAAAGGAAGGTTGTTATCCTTGAAAGGCAAAGATCCTGCAAGTAATACATACAATATGACTCCACAAGACCACGCGTCGGCTTTTTCGCCGGCGTATCCCCGCCGGGCTACAACCTCCGGCGCCGTATACGCCGGCGTACCGCACGCCGTGTGAAGCAATCCGTTCTTGAGCTGCTCAGGCAAAGCCGAGAGACCGAAGTCCGAGACCTTGACATTCCCGTTCTCATCCAGCAACAGATTCTGCGGTTTCAGGTCGCGGTGAGCGACGCCGTTCTGGTGGCAAAAGTGGAGAGCCGAAACGAGCTGCTGGAAGTACATCCGGGCCGATGATTCCTTCAATCGTCCGCTACGGAGGACCTTCGAAAAGAGCTCGCCGCCGGAAGCGAGCTCCATGACGAGGTAGATCTTGGTTTTCGTCGCCATGACCTCGTGGATTTTGAGGATGTTCGGGTGGTGGTGAAGGCGGCGCATGGTGGAGATTTCGCAGGTAATGCGAGACTCCATGGACGGATCCAGTGAGAGGATACTCTTGTCGATTATTTTGATGGCCACCGGAGTGTTATCAGCGATTGAGCGCGCTGAATGAACCTTGGCGAAGCTGCCGCGGCCCAACAGGCGGCCCATCTTGTACTTGTTGAGGAGTATGGAGGAAGATATTGGTGGAGGGGGAGGTGGCGGCGGCGGGGCCCCATCCACCATGGCTGCGTGAGTTGCGAGGTCTGGACGACGCAGAGTGAACCCCCAGACTGCACGGGAACGAGTCTTGTTTTTATAGCTGGAGAGGAGTAGGTCGGTTCCGAGTGCCACAAGATTCCAGGTGTATTCTTTCTTTTAGTTTCCGAAATTGccctttttgtcttctttttcggTCCGttggttgtgctttgtttttggttttttcttcaCGAGGcataattcataaaaaaaaattatgttaagaCTTTTATTTTTTGCTACAAGAATAATTAATTGCTATGGATTTgggtggtgtttttttttttttttgggtacggTGGATTTGGGTTTTGATACTCTCATTTATGATAAAATCgtattatttaaattttcacGTATTGTTTGAGGAATATTTAAATTCTTTTTGTGCACCAAAAATGTCCCTTTTTTTGGGGACAAatatcataaattattttaaaaaatattagacTAGTTATAATTTTTAGCTCGTAAGATGTTAATTATGGGCTTGGTTTGATaaataatttgaaaaacaaCATACATGTTATTTTAAATGTGAGCATATATGTTGTATAAAATGTTGTGACTCTTAGGTTTAATTTGTGTTAATAGCATATATGATGTTTAAAATGATGTGAAAAATTATGTACGTGGGTGttgtgtattttttaattaaatatcaaattgtTTCACATTAAAGTAATTTTCAACCAAGGAACATGTTCAAtacttaaaataaaagaaaaatcaatttgtGTTGCCTAGTGTAAAGTACGAGGTTGCTTTCTCTCGTTACGAAATCTGTAGAGGTTTGCGCATAACAATTGGGTTTAGCTTGACGACTGAGAACTCGTCATGTCAACCATTGAAGGTGTTAATGAGAACCCTGATTCATCAAAATGATATACACAATTCTTTATCACTCCATTGGTGGCTCGGGTGTGGAGGTTGTGatacttggaagttggaactccATGAATAATAGTTAagttcaattattttttacacgttttatatatattaatcgaTATGTCATATTCTCATAGCGTCCGTCTTTTACTTGATCTAAAATTTGACTTGTTTTCCAACATGTGTTCTATCAATTATGGTACTTGATTAAATTTCTTcctacaaatcaaatcaaattaaaataaaaatttatgtttgtggttcaagaaaaatcatgttttacaaaaaaaaaataataacttatgggataatgcttgagacccccaaaaaatgACCCCCAAAAGGTCCccatttaatgtagagtgttggatgtgaagtgggtcatacatgtatgtttttaatcaatggttattataatgccacatagatttgggtgacttttgggggtgatattttgggggtgTCTAGCATTGTCCTAATTTATGAGTGTTTGTTGTGTGTCATAAGAAACATAAATGTGTTACggaattttaagaaaaaaatagttCATAAAACAAAGGcctaaaaaagagaaaaatttcaagataatctcTCTATTGTGGTCAAAAAGCaagatatatatacactaatACACATAATATATTTTGAGTGTTTTTCCTTTTGAAACAAAATATTATCTTAGTATGAACAATTTCCTGCCTTATTACAAAACTATTGTGGACACTAACGTAAGATATTGTCCTTGCAAGCCAACATCTTGGACCCTGccttttggaaaagaaaaagaaaagacaagcACGTCTTTATGATTATTATGCTTCATAAatcaattaaatatttctttggCATATAATGGGAAGGCAATTCCtagtcgtttttttttttaaacgagtGAGGAAGGATTCGAACTCTAATTATACCATCTTTATCACTCTAACTAGTGACTCGGATAGACAATTCCTAATTGTTGAGGAGTACTAAAAGGACAACTTTCTCACACCAAAATTATATCATGTCTCCATTAAAAAATCTAAATGATGAtcttgaatatttaaatgaagaGCAAACAACATTGATTCCTTCATTGTCACTAGATATCCTTAAGGTGGCTACAGAGAAAAACCTAATTAATATTGGTTAGTGCAGCACTTACGTAGTTGGAGGCATTAATTAGTTTACAAGGAAGGCCCAACAGCTTCACCAGATCCGTATGAACAAATACATACCCATATCGCAAAGCCCGTAGTCCAGTTCCACTAACCTTAGGCTACAATGAAGGCCCAAAAGCTTCAGCGGATCCGTATGATGGGCCACATGACTCAGCCCACGCCCATATACACGTCATCAAGATATCCCTCCCTCCGGGCCTCCACGCATTCATGTTATTACTTTTGTATCGCAGTCACAAAGCGAAGCCCACTGcgactttcttttgttttcaagaggggagagagagagagagagagagagagagagaggagaggagagtgaGAGAAAATTATTCCAGCACTTTCTCGGAGATTTTATCCATCGTCTTAAGTGTCTGGAGAAAATGTCTTCTGTGGGAACATCAAAGGCAATGCTGGAGATCGCCAAGTTCGGGCTGTATGTGAGCGTTCCGATCTTTCTTATGTATACTTTCGCCAACAATACCAAGAATATCCAGAAAATCATGGGAAATGTACTCTCTCGATCTAATAtgttcatattttgaaattttattttccatagCGTTATTGATTATCAAATTTTGGTGGAGAACGAAATTAGTATGTTTTTAATAGGTTTTCGAGGTTTACCTGCACTTAGTTTTCTTTAAATATATAGATTTGttctgggattttttttttgaattataggTTCTTGTTAGCTGATTTTCTAGATTAATATTGATCTGTTCTTTCTCTATTCTTGGGAGGAAATCGGATAGCTGATGGTTTTGAGATCTTGATGTTTGACGATAGCATCATCAAATTGGAAATTTGATTCTGTGACTGGAATTTTTCATTGCTCTTTGCCAGAAACTTAAAATTAATGCTGTTCAATTGCTCATCATTTTGTTTGGCGCAATAAATTTGCGGAAATTGACACGAGCTTATGCAAAGTAATTGAAGTTCCGCTGCCAATCAAAGAATCTATTACTGCTGCTTACTTGCTGTAAATGTATTGGATGAAGTGATAACTTAATGCTCGTATACCATCATGGTTTTCTTCCTTCAATCTCAATCAGTGGTTtcagtgtttttgttttttttttcccctgttttTATTGCCGTTGTTGCTGtttttttgaagaattttgcgTCTACTATTTATTGCCTGCTTACTTTTGATGGGATATTCACATATTTGACTTCTGTACAATTTTGCCTGGTTAAGTATAGAAGCCAGCCAAAACATAGCGAAGTGACATCGTAATTGCTGTGTAACTAATACAGTGGACAGAAGTGCTTTTGTTAAATAGTCTTTCTTAGCACTTGCTGGATGAAAAAGGTGTTTTGCATCTCTTTGGTTACGTGGCTTGTGTTTTTGCTGTTTCACTGTTGACTATGGTTCGAATGCTTTCAAGCTTGTTGGTTTCTCAGAATTCTTGGCTACTAAATCCCGCTAATCTTGCAAGTTAAATAATTTCTTCATTTAAATGCTCAAGTCTTCATAATTTTCCTTGTTGAATGTAGGTGTCAAAGATTGTGAATAA of Tripterygium wilfordii isolate XIE 37 chromosome 13, ASM1340144v1, whole genome shotgun sequence contains these proteins:
- the LOC120013317 gene encoding CBL-interacting serine/threonine-protein kinase 7-like, producing MVDGAPPPPPPPPPISSSILLNKYKMGRLLGRGSFAKVHSARSIADNTPVAIKIIDKSILSLDPSMESRITCEISTMRRLHHHPNILKIHEVMATKTKIYLVMELASGGELFSKVLRSGRLKESSARMYFQQLVSALHFCHQNGVAHRDLKPQNLLLDENGNVKVSDFGLSALPEQLKNGLLHTACGTPAYTAPEVVARRGYAGEKADAWSCGVILYVLLAGSLPFKDNNLPLMYKKVHRREYKMPNWISKPARSIIYQLLDPNPNTRMSIEAVMQSSWFKKSLQLPSEDGLMDQATKPSTKLENIVTSMNAFDIISLSSGLDLSGLFEATSNNSRGKRFTSRESLERVMERVKEVGMKSGYRVKEGKRGAMGLGKGRAVVAVEVLEMAPSLLLVEMKVVGSGGEEFEDNQWWELKEGLEDVVLSWHGTEAIVAAI
- the LOC120012652 gene encoding phosphoribosylformylglycinamidine cyclo-ligase, chloroplastic/mitochondrial-like, with amino-acid sequence MATTTFSTASELSGCAVVAGSVRKSRRTRQISAAFHCFSARATNSHVVLSMSKPSNDKFTVKSSSTDTGLTYKDAGVDIDAGSELVRRIAKMAPGIGGFGGLFGDSYLVAGTDGVGTKLKLAFETGIHDTIGIDLVKGSI
- the LOC120012282 gene encoding uncharacterized protein LOC120012282, which encodes MSSVGTSKAMLEIAKFGLYVSVPIFLMYTFANNTKNIQKIMGNHSYVVYPPEGPRPQSPEELREMARKLAQKKNMN
- the LOC120013318 gene encoding phosphoribosylformylglycinamidine cyclo-ligase, chloroplastic/mitochondrial-like, yielding MSVNDIVTSGAKPLFFLDYFATSHLDVDLAEKVIKGIVDGCQQSDCVLLGGETAEMPDFYANGEYDLSGFAVGIVKKDAVIDGKNIVAGDILIGLPSSGVHSNGFSLVRRVLAQSGLSLNDQLPGENITLGKALMAPTVIYVKEVLDLIGKGGVKGLAHITGGGFTDNIPRVFPNGLGAVIYNDSWEIPGVFKWIQQVGKITDTEMRRTFNMGIGMVAVVSPEAAHQILEESSYKARRIGEVVSGGEGVRFC